In one Silene latifolia isolate original U9 population chromosome 10, ASM4854445v1, whole genome shotgun sequence genomic region, the following are encoded:
- the LOC141608857 gene encoding putative F-box protein At4g38870 translates to MSTNNNILCGDLWTQVLARLPVKTLLRLRSVCKTWCTIIEDPYFMSIHLKQYHNNNNGSSSHYDKTQLLCHHIERDGNLFIRSTIWVRNWNTLTKTSKLVESSDKAYSLVGNTCFGLILMLCYYPRRELRLWNPSLRKSIVLPSSPFITSTTLHVVHTLGFSNSTRCFKVAAFQVDMSWENRHKILSVAVYTVGADDDNNNNKVWRIITPDNSLIDAPYLEGLVFFQGASHWTVCDETISSDASTHLVSFDFDSEKFSLVELPDAREQEGAVKIVFLLGEALAFMSVTEMTRRVWVANKDDSGLVSWSLWFSGGSSEPHMSIISDQRRLNSNIYYFDDGGTTFTFGNSSYDIGTTKMTKLLKLSSDDTLNLHFYFETLALCKQGQAFP, encoded by the coding sequence ATGTCGACAAACAACAACATATTATGcggagacttatggactcaagtaCTAGCAAGATTGCCGGTGAAAACTCTTTTACGACTGCGAAGCGTCTGTAAAACCTGGTGTACGATCATCGAAGACCCTTATTTCATGTCGATACATCTTAAGCAataccataataataataatggtagtAGTAGTCATTATGACAAGACTCAATTATTATGCCACCATATTGAGAGGGACGGGAATCTGTTTATAAGAAGCACAATTTGGGTCCGTAACTGGAACACGTTAACCAAAACTAGTAAACTTGTCGAGTCGTCTGATAAAGCATATTCTCTCGTAGGGAACACTTGTTTCGGGTTGATATTGATGTTATGTTACTACCCTCGACGAGAACTGAGACTATGGAACCCTTCACTAAGAAAATCCATTGTTCTTCCCTCGTCTCCGTTCATTACTTCTACGACTCTCCATGTCGTCCACACTCTTGGTTTTTCGAATTCAACTCGTTGTTTTAAGGTTGCTGCTTTTCAGGTTGACATGTCCTGGGAGAACCGACACAAGATATTGTCGGTTGCTGTTTATACAGTCGGAgctgatgatgataataataataataaagtttggAGGATAATTACGCCTGATAATAGTTTAATTGATGCACCTTATTTGGAAGGGTTGGTATTCTTTCAAGGGGCTTCACACTGGACTGTATGCGACGAGACTATATCATCTGACGCAAGCACCCATCTCGTCTCGTTTGACTTTGATAGCGAAAAGTTTAGTTTGGTTGAGCTACCAGACGCTAGGGAACAAGAGGGAGCGGTCAAAATTGTGTTCCTTCTTGGCGAGGCATTGGCGTTTATGAGCGTTACCGAGATGACTCGCCGTGTATGGGTGGCGAACAAGGATGATTCCGGTCTTGTGTCATGGAGTTTATGGTTTTCGGGTGGTTCAAGTGAACCACATATGTCCATAATCTCGGACCAACGTCGTTTGAATTCTAATATTTACTATTTTGATGATGGTGGTACCACTTTTACGTTTGGAAACTCTTCTTATGACATTGGGACGACCAAAATGACTAAGTTGCTGAAATTGTCGAGTGACGATACTCtcaatttacatttttatttcGAGACCTTGGCGTTGTGCAAACAAGGCCAAGCCTTCCCATAA
- the LOC141606823 gene encoding protein NRT1/ PTR FAMILY 5.2-like: MAMLVNEGVIEDDYTKDGTVDLKGNPIRRSERGRWNACFFIVVYEVFERMAYYGISSNLVVYMTKKLHQGTVSSANNVTNWVGTIWMTPILGAYIADAHLGRYWTFLISCSIYLLGMSVLTLTVSLPGLKPPPCNEAQISNCKKASTLQLAIFYGALYTLTIGTGGTKPNISTIGADQFDVFEPKEKAHKFSFFNWWMFSIFLGTLFANTVLVYVQENVGWALGYGLPTIGLAISISIFLVGTPLYRHRLPAGSPYTRMLKVIVAAFKKRKLCVPSDPKQLYELHMDAYTKNGGSRIGLTPSLRFLDKAAVMTESRNPWELCTVTQIEETKQMLKMVPVLLVTFVPSIMLAQVNTLFIKQGTTLDKHIGKFNIPPASLSAFMTISMLICVVIYDQIFVKLMRKLTNNPRGITLLQRMGIGLILHTLVMIVSSLTERKRLSIARQHGLVENGAQVPVTIFILLPQFVLMGAADAFLEVAKIEFFYDQAPDQMKSVGTSYSTTAVGIGNFLSSFLLSTVSHITEQHGRHGWILNNLNASHLDYYYGFFTVLNVVNFVFFLIVARSYVYKVEVFDIVELEVLPDE; encoded by the exons TGTATGAAGTGTTTGAAAGAATGGCATATTATGGTATATCATCAAATTTGGTGGTGTATATGACAAAGAAACTGCATCAAGGAACCGTATCATCAGCCAATAATGTTACCAATTGGGTTGGCACTATTTGGATGACTCCTATTTTGGGTGCTTATATTGCTGATGCTCATCTTGGTCGTTATTGGACTTTTCTCATTTCTTGTTCCATTTATCTCTTG GGAATGTCTGTGCTTACATTAACAGTATCACTTCCCGGGCTAAAACCGCCTCCATGTAATGAAGCCCAAATATCTAATTGCAAAAAGGCCTCAACACTTCAACTAGCCATATTTTATGGGGCACTCTACACTTTAACAATTGGGACAGGTGGGACAAAGCCCAACATTTCAACAATTGGTGCAGACCAATTTGATGTATTTGAGCCCAAAGAAAAAGCCCATAAATTTTCCTTCTTTAATTGGTGGATGTTCAGCATTTTCCTAGGGACACTCTTTGCCAACACTGTCCTTGTGTATGTCCAAGAAAATGTAGGTTGGGCTCTTGGTTATGGGTTGCCGACTATCGGACTCGCGATATCGATCTCGATTTTCTTAGTTGGAACTCCTTTGTATAGGCATAGGTTGCCTGCAGGAAGTCCTTACACAAGGATGCTTAAGGTCATTGTTGCTGCCTTTAAGAAGAGGAAattgtgtgttcctagtgatCCTAAGCAACTCTATGAGCTTCatatggatgcatatacaaaGAATGGCGGATCGCGAATCGGATTAACTCCTTCTTTAAG GTTTCTTGACAAAGCGGCTGTGATGACCGAATCAAGAAACCCATGGGAGCTATGCACGGTCACGCAAATTGAGGAGACGAAACAAATGCTAAAGATGGTTCCGGTCTTACTAGTCACATTTGTTCCAAGCATTATGTTAGCCCAAGTAAACACCCTTTTCATCAAGCAAGGGACAACCCTTGATAAACACATTGGCAAGTTCAACATCCCTCCGGCAAGTTTATCTGCATTCATGACGATTTCTATGCTTATTTGTGTCGTAATCTACGACCAAATCTTTGTCAAGTTGATGCGAAAACTGACCAATAACCCAAGAGGGATTACTCTACTCCAAAGAATGGGCATTGGCTTAATCCTACACACATTAGTCATGATCGTATCTTCACTAACAGAAAGAAAACGACTTAGCATTGCAAGacaacacgggttagttgaaaatGGTGCACAAGTTCCTGTAACTATATTCATACTTCTTCCTCAATTCGTGCTCATGGGTGCAGCTGACGCGTTTCTTGAGGTCGCCAAGATTGAGTTTTTCTATGACCAAGCGCCCGACCAAATGAAAAGTGTTGGGACTTCATATTCTACAACTGCGGTTGGAATTGGAAATTTTCTCAGTAGTTTTTTGCTGTCTACGGTTTCTCATATCACTGAACAACATGGTCGTCATGGATGGATCTTGAACAACCTTAATGCCTCACATCTCGATTACTACTACGGATTTTTTACGGTACTTAATGTCGTAAACTTTGTGTTCTTCTTGATTGTAGCTAGGTCTTATGTTTACAAGGTTGAAGTTTTTGATATAGTGGAACTTGAAGTGCTTCCAGATGAATAA